From one Conyzicola nivalis genomic stretch:
- a CDS encoding LysM peptidoglycan-binding domain-containing protein: MSTAVVTTITERPVVRVPSAQPRLRITKRGRAVLTTLAAIPVVAGVMLVALNGGGATATNSSGADLEEVTVQAGQSLWSLAEDIAPGADPRDVISDILSVNQLETGSVQAGQRLMLPAEYSAE; encoded by the coding sequence ATGAGCACAGCAGTCGTCACCACCATCACGGAACGTCCGGTCGTTCGTGTCCCCTCCGCACAGCCTCGCCTTCGCATTACGAAGCGTGGCCGCGCCGTGCTCACCACGCTCGCGGCGATCCCCGTGGTTGCCGGCGTCATGCTGGTCGCACTCAACGGCGGCGGCGCCACTGCCACGAACTCGAGCGGCGCCGACCTCGAAGAGGTCACCGTTCAGGCCGGCCAGTCGCTCTGGAGCCTCGCCGAAGACATCGCCCCCGGTGCCGATCCCCGCGACGTGATCAGCGACATCCTTTCGGTCAACCAGCTCGAGACCGGCAGCGTGCAGGCCGGCCAGCGTCTGATGCTCCCGGCCGAGTACAGCGCCGAATAA
- a CDS encoding histidinol-phosphate transaminase yields MVNLSDLPIRDDLRGLEPYGAPQKPVRIALNVNENSHPIPEAVAQDIVESLAAAILTVNRYPDREFTELRESLARYLNPGLPADKALTADNLWAANGSNEVLQQILQAFGGPGRSVLAFPPTYSMHKILASGTGTRWIAGERDAGYEISPETVTRWIDETTPDLVFLCAPNNPTGTGVSLETIEAAYNATDGIVVVDEAYAEFAGDDEPSAITLLDGRPRLLVSRTMSKAFAFAGARVGYLAADPAVNDALRLVRLPYHLSALTQAAAVAALRHTPEMLAMVDDIRGQRDRLLVELPKLGYSVLPSSANFVLAGGFDDPNATFEALLQRDILVRDIGIEGHLRITAGTKAETTALLDALASLRPAT; encoded by the coding sequence GTGGTAAACCTCTCCGATCTCCCCATCCGTGACGACCTCCGCGGTCTCGAGCCCTACGGCGCCCCCCAGAAGCCCGTGCGCATCGCGTTGAACGTGAACGAGAATTCGCACCCGATTCCCGAGGCCGTGGCCCAAGACATCGTCGAGTCGCTCGCGGCGGCTATCCTCACGGTGAACCGCTACCCCGACCGCGAATTCACCGAGCTGCGCGAGTCGCTCGCTCGCTACCTCAACCCCGGGCTGCCCGCCGACAAGGCGCTCACCGCCGACAACCTCTGGGCGGCGAACGGTTCGAACGAGGTGCTGCAACAGATCCTGCAGGCCTTCGGAGGCCCGGGCCGCAGCGTGCTGGCGTTCCCGCCCACGTACTCGATGCACAAGATCCTCGCCTCCGGCACCGGCACCCGCTGGATCGCGGGGGAGCGCGACGCCGGCTACGAGATCTCGCCCGAGACGGTCACCCGGTGGATCGACGAGACCACGCCCGACCTCGTTTTCCTGTGCGCGCCGAACAACCCCACGGGAACCGGCGTCTCGCTCGAGACCATCGAGGCTGCCTATAACGCGACCGACGGCATCGTCGTGGTCGACGAAGCCTACGCGGAGTTCGCGGGCGACGACGAACCCAGCGCGATCACCCTCCTCGACGGACGCCCGCGCTTGCTCGTCTCGCGCACCATGAGCAAGGCGTTCGCCTTCGCGGGGGCTCGCGTCGGCTACCTCGCCGCCGATCCCGCGGTGAACGACGCGCTGCGTCTCGTGCGCCTGCCCTACCACCTGTCCGCGCTCACCCAGGCCGCGGCCGTGGCCGCCCTGCGGCACACACCCGAAATGCTCGCGATGGTCGACGACATTCGGGGCCAGCGCGACCGCCTGCTCGTCGAGCTGCCGAAGCTCGGCTACAGCGTGCTGCCGAGCTCGGCGAACTTCGTGCTCGCGGGCGGCTTCGACGACCCGAACGCCACCTTCGAGGCGCTGCTGCAACGCGACATCCTCGTTCGCGACATCGGCATCGAAGGCCACCTGCGCATCACGGCGGGAACCAAGGCCGAGACCACGGCCCTGCTCGACGCGCTCGCGTCGCTGCGGCCCGCGACGTAA